In Trifolium pratense cultivar HEN17-A07 linkage group LG7, ARS_RC_1.1, whole genome shotgun sequence, a genomic segment contains:
- the LOC123894561 gene encoding probable choline kinase 2, producing the protein MGKVEVLVNNKESGVTQIHLDNKISVVENDVIDKKYYLDCLPDEAKVILKSLASKWKNVLDANALEVIPLKGAMTNEVFQIKWQTIEGEMSRKVLVRIYGEGTNIFFDRANEIRTFEFISKNGQGPRLLGRFSQGRVEEFIRARTLSAPDMRDPTVSALIASKMKEFHDLEMPGPKNVYLWDRLRNWLSEARRLSSPKEVKTFHLDIMDKEISLLEKELSVSPNRIGFCHNDLQYGNIMLDEVTNSVTIIDYEYASYNPVAYDIANHFTEMAANYHTETPHVLDFSKYPDLKERQRFVQTYLSSSGEQASDSEVQQLLDEVEKYTLASHLLWGLWGIVSGHVNKIDFDYKEYAKQRFQEYWSRKNTLLSPHGLSNVNVISGRKTLASMISKKSTKSPLVDSKNTKSPRISRKLKKFLGLGLFRSKH; encoded by the exons ATGGGTAAAGTAGAAGTTCTTGTTAACAATAAAGAAAGTGGTGTTACACAAATTCATTTAGATAACAAAATTAGTGTTGTAGAAAATGAtgtaattgataaaaaatattatttagattgTCTTCCAGATGAAGCAAAAGTGATATTGAAATCATTGGCAAGTAAGTGGAAAAATGTATTGGATGCAAATGCATTGGAAGTTATTCCTCTTAAAGGAGCAATGACCAATGAGGTATTCCAAATAAAATGGCAAACAATTGAAGGGGAAATGTCAAGAAAGGTTCTTGTTAGAATCTATGGCGAAGGTACTAACATTTTCTTTGATAGGGCTAATGAGATTCGAACATTCGAATTCATCTCAAAGAATGGACAGGGACCTCGTTTGTTAGGAAGGTTTTCTCAGGGTCGCGTTGAAGAGTTCATTCGCGCAAGG ACATTATCAGCACCTGATATGCGCGATCCAACTGTTTCTGCTCTTATAGCCTCCAAAATGAAAGAGTTCCATGATCTTGAAATGCCTGGTCCCAAGAATGTGTACCTTTGGGATAGATTGCG AAATTGGCTTAGTGAAGCGAGGCGCTTGTCGTCTCCCAAAGAAGTTAAGACATTTCATTTGGACATAATGGACAAAGAAATCTCTCTTCTAGAAAAGGAATTGTCGGTATCTCCTAATCGCATAGGGTTTTGCCACAACGATTTACAGTACGGTAACATCATGCTCGATGAAGTTACCAATTCTGTGACCATAATT GATTATGAGTATGCAAGTTATAATCCGGTGGCATATGATATAGCAAACCACTTCACTGAGATGGCAGCCAACTATCATACCGAAACTCCACATGTTCTTGACTTCAGCAAATACCCTG ATTTGAAGGAACGTCAAAGATTTGTGCAGACATATCTAAGTTCATCAG GAGAGCAAGCTAGTGATAGTGAAGTTCAACAACTACTTGATGAAGTTGAAAAGTATACACTTGCAAGTCATCTATTATGGGGCCTTTGGGGAATAGTTTCA GGGCatgtaaataaaattgattttgactaCAAGGAGTATGCAAAACAGAGGTTTCAAGAGTACTGGTCAAGGAAAAATACTCTTTTGAGCCCTCATGGATTATCCAATGTTAATGTTATCTCTG GGCGGAAAACATTGGCATCAATGATCAgtaaaaaatcaacaaagagCCCTCTTGTTGATTCAAAAAATACAAAGAGCCCTCGAATCTCCAGgaagttgaagaaatttttGGGTCTTGGTTTATTCAGATCAAAACACTAG